A DNA window from Loxodonta africana isolate mLoxAfr1 chromosome 7, mLoxAfr1.hap2, whole genome shotgun sequence contains the following coding sequences:
- the LOC100672199 gene encoding olfactory receptor 8K3-like — translation MDKHNLTVLNEFILMGITDHPDLQVPLFGLFLIIYMISVVGNLGIIILTKMDSKLQTPMYFFLRHLAITDLGYSTTVGPKMLVNFVVDENTISYCFCAIQLAFFLFFITSELFILSAMSYDRYVAICHPLLYTVIMSQKVCPVLVAILYVYSTFVSLLITVKIFNSSFCGYNATSLFYCDCLPLVSLLCSNTHEIELMILIAASIDSISPLLIVLILICLFL, via the coding sequence ATGGACAAACACAATCTAACAGTGCTGAATGAATTCATTCTGATGGGAATCACAGACCATCCTGACCTGCAGGTGCCATTGTTTGGGCTGTTCCTCATCATCTACATGATCTCAGTGGTGGGCAACTtgggcatcatcatcctcaccaagatGGACTCCAAGCTACaaacacccatgtacttttttctcagacacctggctatcactgatcttgGTTATTCAACAACTGTGGGACCTAAAATGTTGGTAAATTTTGTTGTAGATGAAAATACAATCTCCTATTGTTTTTGTGCTATACAGctagctttctttctctttttcatcacTAGTGAATTATTCATTCTGTCAGCAATGTCttatgatcgctatgtggccatctgtcatcctctgctctacacagtcaTCATGTCACAAAAGGTTTGTCCAGTGTTGGTGGCAATCCTCTATGTTTATAGcacatttgtttctcttcttatCACCGTAAAGATTTTTAATTCATCCTTCTGTGGCTACAATGCCACCAGTCTTTTCTACTGTGACTGTCTCCCCTTAGTATCTTTGCTCTGCTCAAACACACATGAAATTGAATTGATGATTCTCATCGCAGCATCTATTGATTCGATTTCACCCCTTCTAATAGTTCTTATTCTTATCTGCTTGTTTTTGTAG